The sequence CTAAAAAGCTTTTAACTCCTGGCAGCTAGGTCTCCCAAGACATTAACaatgtgaaacttaaaagctACTTACCCATGGCAAATAGGAAGAAGCTCAGTATCTGCTTCTCCCTCCATAACCCCCACTTCCTCCACTGCCTCCTGGACCATAGTTTCCTAAAGTTAATAGAATAAGAGAAAGCAAACTTAATTTCCCAAATTATTTTATAACCACTCTTTAAAAACAAGCAGATCACAGACCATTACTTGTTTCTAGTTAACCTTTTTACTCAAGACACAAATTTCCAGATTCATATATTACCACTGCTATTCTTTTAGAGGGCTCTTTTCCATAATCATACAAGTTAAGAGATTTTGAGGTATATCCAGcgtaagaaaatgtaaaaaaatctaAACTTTCTCAAGAATAACAACAATTTAAACTAAAAATTCAGATTTACTAAGCTAGCTTTCAAAGATACAGTTATACAAAATTTATACCACTTGCAAAGTGCTCTCACAGcaaatttgacttttttcttagtCAGCCAAAAGGAAAAATCCCACTGAAAACATGTAATTCATAGATTTTACACTATTGGATATCTCCCAAAGTGATGCCGCATTCTTATTTTCCCACAACTCTAATCTCCATAACACTTTGTATTTGGTGGGACGTGTTACCCAAACATAAATAACGAACAATTGCCATCTTCAAGTCATGAAAAGTTAATTGACATTTCATCACTTATCTGAAAAATCTAATTACCTCCACCATATGGTCCCCCCATGTTCCTGCTACCACCAAAATTTCCACTCTTCATTGGACCATAGTTAGAAGGTTGTTGATTATaatttccaaaatcattgtaATTTCCACTCCCGTAATTTCCTGTAAAAAAATTTGGACATTTTTGCACAATGAACCTCATACAATCAAGTATTAAACCGATGATACATGCTAAGTATCTTAGACAAATTTCCCACAAAATCAAATCAGAATGGAAAACACCTATCTACagttctacatttttaaagacaactGTTGAcaacaatgaaatgaaattaaaagatttttaaataagccATTTATTTAAAGCCATTAATTCCAATCCAAATTCCCACATAAAGGTTGCAGGTGAATTTATTACCTCCTCCATAGTTGTCATAACCACCTCCGTAGCCCCCACCCTGGTTGCCATATCCAGGTCCTCCACCACCatatcctcctcttcctcctccataaCCAGGGCTACCTCCAAAATTGCCACCTATTATAAAATAAGCCTTTAAGTAATTAGTATTTTCAATGCCATTTGAACTGTCTTATTACATCCATTTCCAGCTTTCTAAAACAACTCAATTTTATAAGTAAAAAAGATTCTTTCTATAACATCTCCTCTAAAATAGCCTCAAGGGCAGATTCTGAATATCTACCTTGGTGAACAGTTGCCAGTGGGGAAGGCCTACCCACAAACCAACTGGATAAAACCTTTACAAATAATCTGTAATGCCACCGGTCTCCCCCAAAACTAAAGATACTATGGATTCTTCTTGATGGTATCTTGAAATACTAGTTTTATTTGTGTAAGATTATGGGGTAAGGTGGGACAGACAAGATGTGTGGACTAATGTGAATTACCTACCATTTCTCTTAAATAAAATGCCCACCATACCTTTCTCTTCagtagaaatgtgtgtgtgtggggggggacaGACCAGAAATTAGCAAACCTGCACTGACTCCTTAAACGGTAGTTTCAGATTGCTTGCAGTTAAGTGTAAAAAGTCATCTTTCTCATAAATCTAAATCAATATTTGGATTTCAAAGCAAAGCTAGATATAGTGACATGTAGGATTAACTTAAGTTATGCCTAATCAGTGCAAAACCAGAAATGAGGTCTATCCCCAGCTCAGTTTCAAACCTTTTTTATGAGGTTTGTCAGTAGGTACCTATCTTTTCCGTACTTCAACAAAACACATGAACTAATACTTAACAGTGGCTTAAAACCTTAGCTGGACATAGAAGTACACTAGGTATGTTCTGGAAAAATTCTCTTGGGGGCTTTTGGGACATTGTCCTGGTAGATTCATTCTGCTAAGAGATGAGACAACACAGTGCTCCTACAGACACTATCCTGTCATAGTGTTCATCTTGCTCATAACCACTTTTTAAGTTTTAGGGAAAACACTATACAAAATATCACTATCTCTCTCCAATTCTTTTGCTTGAGAAACAATTGGGCatcttttaaattctcatttaaaatctACCCAATTGATGGTGCAGCAGTATACCACCACCTGCAAGTAAtttttttgctaattttaaaTAGTTAAGATGAAAATTTAGAAGAGACATTTCATGTTTATGCTCACATGGACAGCACACAGTGTGATTAAGATTTTAGACATGTATtatcaaaaagtagaaaaaactgACCTCCAGGTCCTCCTCCATACCCATTATAGCCATCTCCAAATCCACGGCCACTTCCGTATCCATCTGttaaaggcagaagaaaaggagGATTATTTTATTCTGGTTCATGTCACTCAATTTTTTAGCCTCTACTTCCTCCAGGTTGTCCACTTATAAAAAGCAGTTAACAATGGACAGTGGCAGTTTTTCTACTTACTACATAACTGAGATTAACCCATATATAAAGCCTAAAACAAACTTTTAGATCTCTTCAAACCTCTACACTATTTCCACTATTCGTAAAATGTCTCCTAAATTTAAAATGGCTACAATGTCCTTTTAACTCTTCCAGAAACTGAAGACCATAAAACAATCTCTGCAATTATCTGTCCTTGATTAGAGCTATACAACTCTGATTTCAAATGTTACCTCTTGCCAACCAAATTAGAATATCCCATTAGGACAGATCTCACTTTAAGTCTTACAGATAACAAAGTAGGTTGGACTTCCTAGATTCCAATCAAAACTGTTTTTCAAGCACATTCAACCCTCCTAAGCTTAGAAGGTGGACTTACCAGACCCTCCTCTAAAGTTACTTCCTGGTCCCGGTCCAAAATTTCCACCGCCACCACGAGAATCTCCAAAACCAAAGTTGCCTAGAATAAACACCCTGGTTAGTAACTaacatttatacaaataaatcttaagaaaaaaatggaattacaAGTTACCTCCTCTTCCACTTCTAGAACTTTGGACTTCTTGCATTTCTTGTCTAGACAAAGCCTTTCTTACTTCTGCATTATGACCATTGATAGTATGGTATTTTTGCACTGGAATGAAAAGTTCAGAGTCCATTAAGTCAGCATCCTGTAATAAGCTAagcttttttaaacaaagttgtAAGTGTTAACATACCCCAAACCTAAAACTTAAGAGCCACAATCCTACCACTTATGGACACTTACACACAATCTTATCCACAGGATCATGGTCATCAAAAGTAACAAATCCAAAGCCTCTTTTCTTTCCAGACTGCCTGTCAGTAATTATCTCAATGGTATCAATTTTTCCATATTCCTCAAAGTAATCTCTAAGATGATGTTCCTCAGTATCTTCCTTAATTCCACCAACAAACAGTTTCTTCACAGTTACATGAGCCCCTGGCTTTCCAGACTCCtgaaataagagggaaaaaaaagtcatcctGACAGAAAAACCACAAACAGGAGTAAGAGCACACCAGGTAATAAGTATGGCTTCTATCTTATGGCCAAATACTAAGTAAGGCACCTTTATGATAAAAAACCTAGCCTTATACAGGTAGcgtttttttctttgaaaagccaCTAACTGTGAAACAGAATTTCGGCCCAAATTGTTTATTGAACAAACAAGTTGCCTATTTGCTCACCTCTCTTGCAACAGCACGTTTTGGCTCAACCACTCTCCCATCAATTGAATGAGGTCTTGCAGCCATGGCAGCATCAACTTCAGCCATGGAAGAAAAAGTTACAAAACCAAAACCTCTTGATCTTTTGCTTGCAGGATCCCTCATTACCTTGAAATACAAAGCAGTGATGTTACCATTTAATCTCATTActtacagcattttaaaataatgaacatgaatttaagcGATTTTTTTCTAAGTCACTTAACATCTTTAACAGAGAAATCCAACAGTTGAAGGACTAGTATCCCTAAGCACTTCCACAATTAACGTACCACACAATCTGTAAGTTTTCCCCATTGCTCGTAGTAGTTCCTCAAACTTTCTTCTGTAGTTTCAAAGCTCAAGCCACCAATAAAGAGTTTACGGAattgttccttttctctctgcaaaGGAAAACagcatttcaatttttatttacatttcctctttgtatgctggaaataaaattcttaaatatgAGGTGACCTGCTGGCAGAGTACCTTTTTCCTCTCCAAAGGAACAGTTTCTAAAgttttctggggggaaaaaaaaaacttacatcaAATTTAAACCATATGTTAAACTGCATATTAGCTGtgttacaccaaaaaaaaaaaaaaaaaattgcctcagCCAAACTACACGTTTCAAAATCATTATGCTTGATATAAATTTACTTGACATTAAGTGAGTTTAAACAAATATAGCATcactcagtttaaaaaaacatctTTCTGAAGAAAACAGCAAATCTATTCCCTGGTGACTGTAAAGTTAAAAAATTCTTATCAACATCTGCATTCGATCCTATAGCATCAGAACAGAGACGTTCACTTTTACATattcaaatacaaattttaaaaatataacttttgcTTTATAACCCACAGTTCCATTTTTggatttagcatttaaaaaatgaagtttcccTTCATTGCTCCCTCTGGTGGTGATTATAATGTAACTCAATTTTCAACACCCTGAAAAACTTACTACCAACTCTCCAGAGAAAATCTTAAACATATATGTGGCAAAAATAGCCTCAAAATATATCTTTTCTGACCAAAGTAAAATGACTTTTATGACTTACGATGTCTAAAGCACATAGTTTTAACATAGCTGGTTTTGTTGACGGCACAATATTACTGAaccaaaagacaaatacagtaaaAGACTCTGTAATCACCTCACTTttcaaaaaccataaaaatatttaaattaccaCTGTGACTATCCCCTCTAGTTACAAGGTATCACTACTACCATTTACACTTCACCATGTAAAACTCAGTGGTCTTCTGGCAAATTACAAAGCATAAAACAACTTTCACGTGAAAAGAGCCTGAGCTGAAATCTCAATCCTTACAAACCAGCACGCATGTAAGTTACATTAATAGCTCTGTATTTTGGGCTATCAGTTACGGAAGCTTGGATCATTGTATTTGGTTCTCAGTTAACTAGGTTAAATAACATTCAGAAACGAAAGTTAGCCACCAAGTGGATGtacttaaatttattaaatagacCACAACACTCAACCCATAGTTCCATGAAGTTTTTCTCTCCATGCACGAAATTCTCCCAATAGTTCAGAAAACAGTGATAATTGACTTCTATGCCTAAGAttctgaaatttttgaaaagacaaattcTCAAACTAGCTTAGGAAACACTTAAAGAACAATTAAAACGGTAACTTGGCATACTGGTATTTTGGACACTCActtaagcatattttatttattccaaacACTTGTCAGTTAACTGGCCTTTAAAAACCCAAATAAATTATAGAGACTAAAATACATCTACAACATTACAAATCACTAACAAAAGGCAAAAACTCATTACTTACCTCATTTTCCAAACTTACCCGCTGTCCACTATCGATTACaaacaaagttattttataaGCGTGCTTAGGGTCAATGAAAATACCCAGGCAGACCCCCTTCGCTTGAGACCTTATGCTTATCAAATGTAATCATCAACCATGATTGCAAACATAAACGAGAAAAGCAAGTGACAAAGTTCAAAAACATAGTGGCTCAGCCTAATAAAAGTTTTGTATACAGCAGAACACGCATTGAGGAACCGAGCCATGTTTAATCAGAGTATAACTAAACTCATAATTTCAAGTATATCACTAAAAAACACCCGTGGCCTTACCCAGTAAAGATTAAATTCCCCGGTAAAAATACtacttaaaatacaaataaatcatACCATTAAAAAAGAATCCGTCAGGAAAATAAAGGATTCTCAACAGAACACCGCCCCCCGCCAAAGACCACCTTCCCCACGGCCTCCCGCAAAATCGACAATaatattctctaaattttttcattttaagtttccTACGAGTCAACTGTCTTTTCAATCACCGCAAACTCAGGTAAAACTGTTACTCAAACaaggactgaaaaacaaaatgtggggTCTTTATACCGTGGCTCGCTTGAAACCGGGCCCAACACCCTAGAGGGTTTTACCTCCTAAGCCGAGCGAAACCGCCCAGGAGAACgccgcccctccccccgcccatCGGTGCGGCTCCTGAACGCAATGGCGCCATTTCATCGAGGGGAAGGGAGCGAGCCTCTAATGAGGTGCGCAGGACTTTAAAGCTCCAAGCTCCCTAAACACTCGGAATCCACCTCGAAACAGCATGGAAACAGTCC is a genomic window of Odocoileus virginianus isolate 20LAN1187 ecotype Illinois chromosome 1, Ovbor_1.2, whole genome shotgun sequence containing:
- the HNRNPA2B1 gene encoding heterogeneous nuclear ribonucleoproteins A2/B1 isoform X2, which gives rise to MEREKEQFRKLFIGGLSFETTEESLRNYYEQWGKLTDCVVMRDPASKRSRGFGFVTFSSMAEVDAAMAARPHSIDGRVVEPKRAVAREESGKPGAHVTVKKLFVGGIKEDTEEHHLRDYFEEYGKIDTIEIITDRQSGKKRGFGFVTFDDHDPVDKIVLQKYHTINGHNAEVRKALSRQEMQEVQSSRSGRGGNFGFGDSRGGGGNFGPGPGSNFRGGSDGYGSGRGFGDGYNGYGGGPGGGNFGGSPGYGGGRGGYGGGGPGYGNQGGGYGGGYDNYGGGNYGSGNYNDFGNYNQQPSNYGPMKSGNFGGSRNMGGPYGGGNYGPGGSGGSGGYGGRSRY
- the HNRNPA2B1 gene encoding heterogeneous nuclear ribonucleoproteins A2/B1 isoform X1, translated to MEKTLETVPLERKKREKEQFRKLFIGGLSFETTEESLRNYYEQWGKLTDCVVMRDPASKRSRGFGFVTFSSMAEVDAAMAARPHSIDGRVVEPKRAVAREESGKPGAHVTVKKLFVGGIKEDTEEHHLRDYFEEYGKIDTIEIITDRQSGKKRGFGFVTFDDHDPVDKIVLQKYHTINGHNAEVRKALSRQEMQEVQSSRSGRGGNFGFGDSRGGGGNFGPGPGSNFRGGSDGYGSGRGFGDGYNGYGGGPGGGNFGGSPGYGGGRGGYGGGGPGYGNQGGGYGGGYDNYGGGNYGSGNYNDFGNYNQQPSNYGPMKSGNFGGSRNMGGPYGGGNYGPGGSGGSGGYGGRSRY